A part of Fastidiosipila sp. genomic DNA contains:
- the rpsK gene encoding 30S ribosomal protein S11 translates to MATKKGRPAARTRRRDRKNIERGAAHIHSSFNNTIVTITDPVGNVISWSSSGAQGMKGSRKGTPFAAQLAAEQAARKAVEHGMRTVEVFVRGPGSGRESAIRALATGGLEIVMIKDVTPIPHNGCRPPKRRRV, encoded by the coding sequence ATGGCAACGAAAAAAGGTCGTCCGGCAGCCCGCACCAGAAGGCGGGACCGTAAAAATATCGAACGCGGAGCGGCTCATATCCATTCCTCGTTTAACAATACCATCGTGACCATTACAGACCCCGTCGGCAATGTCATCTCGTGGTCAAGCTCAGGGGCCCAGGGCATGAAAGGGTCCCGTAAAGGAACTCCCTTCGCTGCCCAGCTTGCGGCCGAACAGGCGGCCCGCAAAGCGGTGGAACATGGGATGCGAACGGTTGAAGTTTTCGTCCGGGGTCCGGGATCGGGCCGTGAGTCGGCCATCCGCGCCCTGGCGACCGGGGGTCTTGAGATCGTCATGATCAAGGATGTGACCCCGATTCCCCACAATGGCTGCCGTCCGCCCAAGCGCCGCAGAGTTTAA